Within the Sporocytophaga myxococcoides DSM 11118 genome, the region TCTGCTACTTTAGATTGTCTTCTAGCTTCAGCTTTCTGCTTTTCAGCTTCTCTTCTTTGCTGCTCTCCATATATGAAGAATAAAAAGGCTACGATAGCACCTAAACCAAGTATAAGCGCAGTTATTCTTGCAGCGATCAACCTTCTTCGCTGCATTTTCTCTTTCATAATCTGCTCTCTCTCGAATTCTTTTTTACTGAAATCAAGAAAAAGCATAGTTCTTTCATAAGCCTTGTGGTAACGAAGTCCCCAAATCTTAGACGGATTTTGTTCTGCTTGCCAGTTAAGCGCTATTTGCAGATCTGGTGGTCTCCATAGACCTGACTTTCCTTGCTGATGCATCTCAGCTGCTTCAGCTAATCTCAGGTACATTTTTACTGACTCAGCTTCCTCCTCAACCCACTTCGTAAGCATTACCCATATTCTCATCAAACTTTCATGAGAAATATCAATAACACTATTTTCCTCCAACTTTACATTTGACGGAGGCATCAACAATGTATTTCCTGTTTTCCTAAAATGGTCTACAACCTCTACAACTTCTACAACAGGAGCATTTGCTATCACTGCAATATCAGAAAGTTTAGCAGGTCTTCGCACTCCCCTGCCTTCATCCCCTTTTTCAGTTATAGACTTGAAAATCTTTTCACATATCTTTTTCTGATTTTCATTGAGTTCATTGAAAGCCTCATTAGCATGAACTGAAAGAGCTTTTTGCATACCTCCAACAGCTTCATAATGGGCTATCTCCATGAAATCCGAATCTCCATTTCTTTGCCAATAATCCCAAGTTCTCATCAATGCGTGCTGCATAATTGGTAGAGCATCTGCATTGTCGCCAACATCATTTAATAGTTGTTGAACGAGACGATCATCTATCTTGCCTCCCATTACAGAAACAGGTCCTAAAATAGCCTGCTTCTTTTCTTCTCTCGTCATTTGAGGGATCAAAAACTGGCTGTCATTGATCAACCTTGTCAATTTGGGAAACTGAGAACAGTCACCCACAAAATCCGATCTCATTGTAATTACAACATAGATTGGAATTTCACGCTGACTGACAGCTTCTGTAATAATCTTTATAAATGCCGATGCCTCATCTACTGCATGATCATCGGTACTTTTAAATCTAAATAGTTCTTCAAACTGGTCAATAAAAATAAGATGGTTCTTTTTTTCTTTTCTTATTTTGGATTTTACAAGTTCAACCAAACCATACGAACTGCCTTTGAGAGTTAAGAAATTCATGTTTGACATGATCTCCCTTTTCTCAGGATCCGCTTCGTTTTTAATTTCACTATCTATAAGTGCATCAGAAAGATTTTTGATAGGTGCAATTCCGGGTCTGCAGATAGATACCTCCCATTGTGATGAATCTCCTGTTTTATAATCTCCATAAATTACCGGTAGCAGACCGCAATACATAAAAGAAGACTTTCCAATACCAGAAGTACCTATAACTCCCACAAACCTATGGTCTACAAGTTTTTTAAGCACTTCGTCTATTTGTCCCTCTCTTCCAAAAAACAAATGACTTTCCTCATACCTAAAGGGTCTGAGACCGGGAAACGGATTAGGTTTTTCTTCCTGGAGATTTCTCACCTGAGAAACCTTTTTTCCCGGTTTTACTTTTCCTGATGTTTTTGTTGAAAGCATCCTTTTTATTTAAAAAGCTGTATTAAAAAATGAAATTAAAACTTCTTTATCAATTTGGCCATCAGCCTTTACATGATATACATTTTTGAAAATTTCATCGCCAGGCAATTCTTCATTTTCAAAATTAATTACACCCCGTCTGAATGAAGTACTGGTATATTCCCAGGACTTAAGTTTATAAAGCTCACACATTTTGCTCCTCAACCAACTTGACTTTTCATTGTGATAATAAAACAGTATAGAACCACTTCGTTCAACTTTATCTTTATCTATCGTTATCTTATTTAAAAAAACTTCATATCCAAACTCTTCAAGCATGAACTTTACCGACTCTGCCCCTTCTTTATTCTTCTCACTGTTTACAATATAAACAGCCTTTTGTCCGCCTCCGGAACTACTTGCATTGCCTGATGAGGAAACACTATCATTAGAGGTCAGTTTCTCAATAATAATGTCCTTGAGTTCTTCAACTGTACTTTTTATTATATCAGCTCCTGCATAATGTCTTTTCTCTTTATGAACCTGGCTGATAAATTTTTTCTGATTCTCATTTTGAATAACAAGGTTATCTGGAATCCATATAATTCGTTTAAAATCCTGAGATTTGCCTTCAACCTTCTCAATATAATATTGAGCGGCAACCTGATTTTCCAAGCTATAATTAGGAATGTTACCTCCTGAAGTTTCCTCAAATATTTTCCCAAAAAGATGAACCGATAAAGCACAGTTCTTGATCTGTTCATTAATGATCTTTTCCTTATCCTTACCTGATCCCAAAATCGGAGTATTGGGATAAACCCTGTATCCTAGTTGCAGAAGCTCCCGTCTTATTTCTTCTCTTATAGGTATTAAATCTCTGGTCACTTCAGCTAAATATAATGACTTTGACTTGTCATGAGTTACAGTATCAACAATTCTGCTGTTACATTCACGCTCCAGTTCTGCACATAAATCATAAATTTTAAAAAGGAAAAAATTTAAGAATTCTTTTTTAAAAATGTCCTTTTCCTGAACTTCATTTCCTGTATCCGGATCAAGGAGAAAAAGCTTTGACAATTTAAGATCCGGATATGATTTTGCAGCAGGATTTAATGCATTTTCTTCTTTCACTAGTCCGCATTTCAAAATAGATGGGGAAGCTATGATCTTTTCAAGACGTTCTTTAAAATCATTCGAAGAAAGAGCATATGAAGAAAATACAGGAAGATAAACAACAGTTCCATTTTCCTCAAATGGATCGTTAAAATCCTTTAATACCTTCACATTAAATCCCTTTTGAGAAAGGCCAAATGAAAGGTATTTTATAAGATAATCAATCCAAAGGTTTTCACCAGTGTTTATTGACGGGCAGTCAGGCAATAAATATAAATTCGAATCTTCCATAAAGTTTCCTTTAAAAATTTAAACCTTATTATACCTTGGGATTTTTCTTATTTTTAACGATTGATGTTGGGATGTCCTCAAAGAATGACATTACTTCGTTAAACTCTTCCTGCTTTACTTTATAAACAGAGCAGTCTGTATGTGCGAGCAGATCAACTTTAAAATCTGCGGAACTTAAATATGTAAAATTATTAACAAAACCATTCTCTGAAACCACTTCTGAATTTCCATCAGCGCTGTTCACCATTATTTTTCCTGTACGGATAAAATAGTAATCTATATTTTCAGGTCTTTCAAATGTTGCTATAATTTCACCTTGTTTAAATTCATGGAATGAAGTCACTTTGGCAACCTCCATCAAAATAATACCGGGCACAAATCTAAAATCATCAACTCCCTTTAGAAATCTGATAATTTCAAATTTCAAATTAGGAGAAGAAAAATATTCCTTTGCATCTGTCTGATTTATTAATTCTTTATTTTCACTTACTTCCAGCTTGCCTTCTTCAAGCATTACATATTCATGATCTCCGGAAACATTTGAAATAAGGATTTTACTTACCACATCTTTGCTAAAATTCGCTCCTAATTCTCTTCTGAACCTTTCGAAAGCAATAGGAAACAAATGAGGGGCTTTAATGTAAAGAGCTACGGATGCTGTCTCCTTAAGCAGAGGATCCGGATTGATGATATTGGCTACGAATATATCTGTATTGATTTCTTCCTTTTGTTCAGCAAGCTCTTTGAGAGCACAGGCTTTTGTCCATCTATTTACATATTTATAGTCCCTCTGAACCAGGTCGTATAGGATCTCTAAGATATCCAATGGTTCAGATGGAAAGTATTCCTGCATTCTCTCCAGTTTATCTTCATAAGAAGCGGTATTTAATATTGGCAGCAGGAACGGTTTCATTTCTTCTCCCAATGTCACTTCTAACAAGCCAAAGGCATACTCACTTTTCTCTGCGTCTTTTGAAAATATATTTTCCTTGATAAGGGCAATGGTTTTAGGATCGTAAAGAAGAGAGAGCAAT harbors:
- a CDS encoding eIF2A-related protein, with amino-acid sequence MLSTKTSGKVKPGKKVSQVRNLQEEKPNPFPGLRPFRYEESHLFFGREGQIDEVLKKLVDHRFVGVIGTSGIGKSSFMYCGLLPVIYGDYKTGDSSQWEVSICRPGIAPIKNLSDALIDSEIKNEADPEKREIMSNMNFLTLKGSSYGLVELVKSKIRKEKKNHLIFIDQFEELFRFKSTDDHAVDEASAFIKIITEAVSQREIPIYVVITMRSDFVGDCSQFPKLTRLINDSQFLIPQMTREEKKQAILGPVSVMGGKIDDRLVQQLLNDVGDNADALPIMQHALMRTWDYWQRNGDSDFMEIAHYEAVGGMQKALSVHANEAFNELNENQKKICEKIFKSITEKGDEGRGVRRPAKLSDIAVIANAPVVEVVEVVDHFRKTGNTLLMPPSNVKLEENSVIDISHESLMRIWVMLTKWVEEEAESVKMYLRLAEAAEMHQQGKSGLWRPPDLQIALNWQAEQNPSKIWGLRYHKAYERTMLFLDFSKKEFEREQIMKEKMQRRRLIAARITALILGLGAIVAFLFFIYGEQQRREAEKQKAEARRQSKVAEEQAKIAQKESEKARASEREALEQKKIALNETEKALKNAQLAKEQKLLAELATKNALIEKAKAEKAHQIALTEERKAFNLRMLSIAKSMAIKSVSLVDKEQKGIVAQQAFLFNKEHGGKDNDPDIFDAMYNAIKSLGDSTFKPLKGHTQNVRALSTTITGKMIYSAGSDGKINRWDPKKEDGSRQLISESPTHIHKSIALSPDNKFLVAGGDYGYLQLFDLSQIGAKPKIFKSKTTETWFLGFTKDSKSIISAGNDKRIYQWNVESATSQEVIISDSKINAIATNPTSNIVAAAKGNGDIILIDLDRKNQESVLFHDNVPVVSIVFSKNGLLLAAGDEKGIVRIWNMQTKTILATLSGHTARINNIRFSNDGEKLATGSFDKTVRIWNMLNIYDAPIVLKDHDDWVWSIEFSPDGNKLLAGCKDNKIKVWPTKIELMKDIVCDKVSRNMNNKEWEQFVGDDIEYEKTCLDKPKGNGK